From Candidatus Acidiferrales bacterium, one genomic window encodes:
- a CDS encoding segregation/condensation protein A, producing MGTPSAYKVQLPIYEGPLDLLLDLIRQQEIDIYDIPIAKITAQYLDYLHRLEQLNIDIAGEFVLTAATLIYIKSRMLLPPDPLAGPEGQIDPRTELVHRLLEHEKFKQAAQMLHQKQQIEAHVWSKPDLSLYEVEEEQGEIAVSLFDLVRVFREVLERVKEPPTLGIAGEQVTVTQMIEALRRRLLAATEPVSLTQFFSSCRSRQGMIVAFLAVLELVRLQAVVLTQPKSFSDIFLRKHRMFDRVFSEEGRLMPSIEQSYQ from the coding sequence GTGGGAACACCGTCAGCCTACAAAGTGCAGCTTCCGATCTATGAGGGTCCGCTCGATCTTTTGCTCGACCTTATCCGCCAGCAGGAAATCGACATCTACGACATTCCGATAGCGAAGATTACCGCGCAGTATCTCGACTACCTGCACCGGCTCGAGCAACTGAACATAGACATCGCCGGCGAGTTTGTCCTGACGGCAGCCACGCTCATCTACATCAAGTCCAGAATGTTGCTGCCGCCCGACCCGCTGGCGGGTCCGGAGGGGCAGATCGACCCACGGACGGAGCTCGTGCACCGGCTGCTGGAGCATGAGAAATTCAAGCAGGCGGCCCAGATGCTCCACCAAAAACAGCAGATCGAGGCGCACGTCTGGTCCAAGCCGGATCTGTCTCTATATGAGGTTGAAGAGGAGCAGGGCGAGATTGCGGTGTCGCTCTTTGACCTGGTGCGGGTGTTCCGAGAAGTATTGGAACGGGTCAAAGAGCCGCCGACGCTGGGTATAGCGGGAGAGCAGGTCACGGTCACGCAGATGATCGAAGCGCTGCGGCGGCGGTTGTTGGCTGCCACAGAGCCGGTTTCGCTGACCCAGTTTTTTTCATCCTGCCGGAGCCGCCAGGGGATGATTGTGGCCTTTTTGGCGGTGTTGGAGCTGGTGCGGCTGCAAGCGGTCGTGTTGACGCAGCCGAAAAGTTTTAGCGACATCTTTCTACGCAAGCATCGGATGTTTGACAGGGTCTTCAGCGAAGAGGGGCGGCTCATGCCGTCCATTGAACAGTCCTACCAGTAG
- the hisC gene encoding histidinol-phosphate transaminase: MKRTLIDLIPTYITKLRPYVPGKPVEEIERELKVKAIKLASNENPLGPSPKAVNAIMQFLPLANRYPDGSGYYLREKLAARLGVSMDEIILGAGSTELIELVARTFVAREDEVLTSDGSFAMYYIAAQEVGAQLVRVPLKNSAYDLEAISGGIGERTKAIFLANPNNPTGTMFTATEFDRFFQRVPEHVVVVLDEAYFDYVQRADYSRSLGYVREGRNLLVLRTFSKAHGLAGLRIGYGIGRPELLGYLNRIRSPFNTSAIAQAAALAALDDGDHIRRSVESNNRGLKFLGDGLTRMGVKFVPSVTNFVLVDVGCDGDEVFELLKRKGVIVRPMAFMGFPTAIRVTVGTQEENEIFLKAFEKVRSTFV; encoded by the coding sequence ATGAAGCGCACGCTCATTGATCTGATTCCTACTTACATCACCAAGCTGCGACCGTACGTGCCGGGGAAACCGGTAGAAGAAATCGAGCGCGAGCTGAAAGTCAAGGCCATCAAGCTGGCCTCGAACGAAAACCCGCTGGGCCCTTCGCCCAAAGCGGTGAATGCCATTATGCAATTTCTTCCTCTGGCGAATCGCTACCCGGACGGCAGCGGCTACTATCTGCGCGAAAAGCTGGCCGCCCGGCTGGGCGTATCCATGGACGAAATCATTCTCGGCGCCGGCTCGACCGAATTGATTGAGCTGGTGGCGCGGACCTTTGTTGCGCGCGAGGATGAAGTGCTGACCTCGGACGGGTCGTTCGCCATGTACTACATTGCCGCACAGGAGGTGGGCGCGCAGTTGGTGCGCGTTCCACTCAAGAACTCAGCGTATGACCTGGAGGCAATCTCGGGGGGGATTGGGGAGCGCACCAAAGCCATTTTCCTGGCCAATCCGAACAATCCAACCGGCACCATGTTCACGGCAACGGAGTTTGACCGGTTCTTCCAGCGGGTGCCGGAGCACGTGGTCGTGGTGCTTGACGAGGCGTACTTCGACTACGTACAGCGTGCGGACTATTCGCGTTCGCTTGGCTACGTGCGAGAGGGCAGGAATCTGCTGGTCTTGCGCACGTTCTCGAAGGCCCACGGGCTGGCTGGTTTGCGGATTGGTTATGGCATTGGCCGGCCTGAGCTGCTCGGCTACCTGAATCGCATCCGCTCGCCATTCAACACCTCGGCCATTGCGCAGGCTGCCGCGCTCGCTGCGTTGGACGATGGGGATCACATTCGGCGGTCGGTGGAGTCGAACAACCGCGGACTGAAGTTTCTTGGCGACGGTCTGACGCGGATGGGCGTGAAGTTTGTCCCATCGGTTACGAATTTTGTCTTGGTGGACGTGGGGTGCGACGGGGACGAGGTCTTTGAACTTCTCAAGCGCAAAGGGGTCATCGTGCGCCCCATGGCGTTCATGGGTTTTCCCACTGCCATACGCGTCACGGTTGGCACCCAGGAGGAAAATGAAATATTCTTGAAGGCCTTCGAAAAAGTAAGATCCACCTTCGTGTGA
- the trpS gene encoding tryptophan--tRNA ligase, protein MARKKRVLSGMRPTGKLHLGNLVGALENWVKLQDQYECYYFIADWHALTTDYDDTSEVAQNRLEVATDWLAAGLDPARSVLFVQSEVPEHAELHLLLSMVTPLSWLERVPTYKEQIEQMKEKDLGMYGFLGYPLLQAADIVIYGANYVPVGEDQVPHVELAREIVRRFNGFFPVVTEGAWRAGKRRQLLRIVELANAGQALNLRALGKAEISGEDRTMIRSEIVKWFRGFEPGHWQEVFQREKIDGRMFSVLVEPEALLTRSPRLPGTDGRKMSKSYNNAIFIGEDEGSIREKIRTMVTDPARVRRTDPGNPDVCPVFYGFHKLYSPPDTIAQIDRECRSAAIGCIDCKKIMADNLLRNLEPIRERRSNYEQRPDDVRAILVEGSKRARRVARKTMEHVREAMKLVFRQEPARKSSVAPGD, encoded by the coding sequence ATGGCTCGCAAAAAGCGAGTGTTGAGTGGAATGCGCCCGACGGGGAAATTGCACCTCGGCAACCTTGTTGGGGCGCTGGAGAATTGGGTCAAGCTGCAGGACCAGTATGAATGCTACTACTTCATTGCCGACTGGCATGCGCTGACGACGGATTACGACGACACGTCGGAGGTAGCCCAGAACCGCCTTGAGGTGGCCACGGACTGGTTGGCAGCAGGCCTTGACCCGGCGCGCTCCGTACTCTTTGTACAGTCAGAAGTGCCCGAACATGCCGAGCTGCACCTGCTCCTTTCCATGGTGACCCCGCTTAGCTGGCTCGAGCGAGTGCCGACTTACAAAGAGCAGATCGAACAGATGAAGGAGAAAGATCTCGGGATGTACGGGTTTTTGGGCTACCCGCTGCTGCAAGCGGCTGACATCGTGATCTACGGGGCGAATTATGTGCCCGTCGGAGAAGATCAAGTTCCTCATGTTGAGCTCGCCCGGGAAATTGTGCGGCGTTTCAACGGCTTCTTCCCGGTGGTCACCGAAGGGGCGTGGCGGGCGGGAAAGCGCAGACAACTGCTTCGTATCGTGGAACTGGCAAATGCCGGGCAGGCTTTGAACCTTCGCGCCCTCGGCAAGGCAGAGATCAGCGGCGAAGATCGCACGATGATTCGCTCGGAAATTGTCAAATGGTTTCGCGGATTTGAGCCGGGCCATTGGCAGGAAGTCTTTCAACGGGAGAAGATTGATGGGCGAATGTTTTCGGTGTTGGTGGAGCCGGAAGCCTTGCTTACCCGGTCGCCACGGCTGCCCGGAACCGATGGCCGAAAAATGAGCAAGAGTTATAACAACGCGATCTTCATCGGCGAAGACGAGGGCTCCATTCGGGAAAAGATACGGACCATGGTGACGGACCCGGCGCGGGTTCGTCGCACCGACCCGGGCAATCCGGATGTTTGCCCGGTGTTCTATGGATTTCACAAGCTCTATTCGCCGCCCGACACGATTGCGCAAATCGACCGCGAGTGCCGTTCGGCCGCTATCGGTTGTATCGATTGCAAGAAAATAATGGCGGACAATTTGCTCAGAAATTTGGAGCCGATCCGCGAGCGGCGGAGCAACTACGAGCAGCGGCCCGACGATGTCCGGGCCATTCTGGTCGAGGGCTCCAAGCGAGCACGACGAGTGGCGAGAAAGACGATGGAGCATGTCCGGGAGGCCATGAAGCTGGTCTTTCGCCAGGAGCCAGCAAGAAAGTCATCCGTTGCTCCCGGGGATTGA
- a CDS encoding acyl-CoA dehydrogenase family protein codes for MDFSLTEDQKLVRDTVRQFMETELRPLLRQLERDEQFPAEQIRKLGEMGFLGMLVPEEYGGSGSDSLSYAIALEEMARVCATTAVTVSVNTSVVCMPIFRHGTEAQKKKYLVPCARGEMLGAFCLTEPQAGSDSAGIQTRAERRGDDYFLNGTKSWVTNGGVSGVYLIMAVSGPGQGARGVSAFLVEPNFPGFRIARYEDKMGLRMSHSAEILLADCQVPVENRLGDEGQGLKIALEALDGGRVGIAAQCVGIAQGAFEEAVKHARQRKAFGKNIAEFQAIQWMLADMETEIQAARMLTYQAAHVRDLGGGRLGAYASRAKLYASEMANRVAAKAVQILGSSGYSRDSDVERMYRDARVTTIYEGTSEVQRMIIARDLLAASGSGV; via the coding sequence ATGGATTTTTCTCTCACCGAAGATCAAAAACTGGTGCGCGATACTGTGCGCCAGTTCATGGAAACCGAGCTTCGCCCTCTCCTTCGACAACTGGAACGTGACGAACAATTTCCTGCCGAGCAGATTCGCAAGCTTGGCGAAATGGGATTTCTCGGCATGCTCGTTCCGGAAGAGTACGGCGGGAGCGGGAGCGATTCGCTGAGCTACGCCATTGCGCTGGAGGAGATGGCGCGCGTTTGCGCGACAACGGCGGTTACGGTGAGCGTGAACACCTCGGTTGTGTGCATGCCGATCTTTCGCCATGGCACGGAAGCGCAGAAGAAGAAATACCTGGTGCCCTGCGCCCGGGGCGAGATGCTGGGCGCCTTCTGCTTGACCGAACCGCAGGCCGGCTCCGATTCAGCGGGTATTCAAACTCGCGCGGAGCGGCGCGGGGATGACTACTTCCTGAACGGAACAAAGAGCTGGGTAACGAACGGCGGGGTGAGCGGCGTTTATCTCATCATGGCGGTTAGCGGACCCGGCCAAGGCGCTCGCGGCGTCAGCGCTTTTCTGGTGGAGCCTAACTTTCCCGGTTTCCGCATCGCCCGGTACGAAGACAAAATGGGCTTGCGCATGTCTCACTCGGCTGAAATTCTTCTGGCTGATTGCCAGGTTCCGGTTGAAAATCGTCTTGGTGACGAAGGCCAGGGACTGAAGATCGCGCTGGAGGCGCTCGATGGAGGCCGCGTAGGAATCGCGGCGCAGTGCGTGGGCATCGCTCAAGGAGCGTTTGAAGAAGCGGTGAAACATGCCCGCCAGCGAAAAGCGTTCGGCAAAAACATTGCCGAGTTCCAGGCGATTCAATGGATGCTGGCGGACATGGAGACGGAAATTCAGGCGGCGCGCATGCTGACCTACCAGGCGGCCCACGTGCGCGACCTCGGCGGGGGGCGACTCGGGGCTTACGCTTCGCGAGCAAAGCTTTATGCTTCCGAGATGGCGAACCGTGTCGCGGCCAAGGCTGTACAGATTCTGGGTAGTTCCGGATATTCGCGTGATTCAGACGTGGAACGAATGTACCGCGATGCCCGCGTCACCACGATTTACGAAGGCACCAGCGAAGTGCAGCGGATGATCATTGCCCGCGACCTTCTGGCTGCGAGCGGGAGCGGGGTCTAG
- the mpl gene encoding UDP-N-acetylmuramate:L-alanyl-gamma-D-glutamyl-meso-diaminopimelate ligase: protein MEAVRHIHLIGICGAAMASLAGMLRDRGFEVTGSDSGTYPPMSDFLDRLQIHYATGFSPENLRPRPDLVVVGNAISRGNVELEYVLDERIAYRSLPQVVAEHFLAGKQSLVVAGTHGKTTTAALLAWIFQVGGRKPNFLIGGIGENVGSSYGLGGGPDFIIEGDEYDSAYFDKSAKFFHYRPDGVILTSVEYDHADIYADLDAVKLAFKRLVNLVPSRGWIVAWGEGEAVRECTAKAFCPVIAYGLKKSSGSRWVVQGLKHSPGGMSFDAENDKGGRVRCETSLSGECNALNVLAATAAGVESGIEREVIEEAVRTFRSVRRRMEVKGEVAGVTVIDDFAHHPTAIRATLEGITAKYPGRRIWALFEPRSNTLRRRVFESVLPEALSLADCILIAPVNRPHLLSDAERLSPESVAVALVKQGKTAAAMPDVETIVRRVATEARRGDVVVALSNGGFENLPDRILERLRERKA from the coding sequence ATGGAGGCGGTCCGGCACATTCACCTCATCGGGATCTGCGGAGCAGCGATGGCATCGTTGGCGGGAATGCTCCGCGACCGGGGCTTCGAGGTCACCGGCTCTGACTCCGGGACCTATCCGCCCATGTCCGATTTTCTCGACCGGCTTCAAATTCACTACGCCACCGGGTTTTCACCAGAGAATTTGCGGCCCCGACCGGACCTCGTCGTGGTCGGCAATGCCATCTCGCGCGGGAACGTCGAGCTGGAATACGTGCTGGACGAACGGATTGCTTATCGTTCCTTGCCGCAGGTGGTGGCCGAGCACTTTCTTGCGGGGAAACAGTCGCTCGTCGTGGCCGGCACGCACGGCAAGACTACGACTGCCGCGCTGCTCGCCTGGATTTTTCAGGTTGGAGGCCGCAAACCGAATTTCTTGATCGGTGGCATCGGGGAAAATGTTGGTTCGAGCTACGGGCTGGGCGGAGGGCCCGATTTCATCATCGAGGGGGACGAGTACGACTCGGCCTATTTCGACAAGTCCGCCAAGTTCTTCCATTACCGACCGGATGGCGTGATTTTGACGTCGGTCGAATATGACCACGCCGACATCTATGCCGACCTGGATGCAGTCAAGCTCGCCTTCAAACGACTGGTGAACCTGGTACCGAGCCGGGGATGGATTGTTGCCTGGGGGGAGGGGGAAGCGGTGCGCGAGTGCACGGCCAAGGCATTTTGTCCGGTCATAGCGTATGGCCTGAAGAAGTCCAGTGGATCCCGGTGGGTGGTACAGGGGCTCAAGCATTCGCCCGGGGGCATGAGCTTCGACGCGGAGAACGATAAGGGTGGCCGCGTCCGGTGTGAGACATCGCTTTCAGGAGAATGCAACGCGCTGAACGTCCTGGCGGCTACGGCGGCTGGCGTCGAATCCGGAATAGAAAGGGAAGTGATCGAGGAGGCGGTTCGCACGTTTCGCAGCGTGCGCCGGCGGATGGAGGTGAAGGGTGAAGTGGCCGGAGTCACCGTCATAGATGATTTCGCCCATCATCCGACCGCCATTCGAGCGACACTCGAGGGGATCACGGCGAAGTATCCTGGCCGGCGGATTTGGGCGCTCTTCGAGCCTCGCTCGAACACGCTGCGCCGGAGGGTCTTCGAGTCTGTCTTGCCGGAAGCGCTCAGCCTCGCCGATTGTATTTTGATTGCGCCGGTGAATCGCCCCCACCTGCTGAGTGACGCGGAGCGCCTTTCGCCTGAGAGTGTGGCCGTAGCTCTGGTGAAGCAAGGTAAGACGGCGGCAGCCATGCCGGACGTGGAAACGATCGTTCGGCGTGTAGCAACCGAGGCTCGCCGCGGAGATGTTGTCGTAGCGCTTTCGAACGGAGGATTTGAAAATCTTCCTGATCGGATCCTGGAAAGGTTGCGCGAGCGAAAGGCCTGA
- the scpB gene encoding SMC-Scp complex subunit ScpB translates to MTREEMKAILEAIIYVTEDPVTIDQIVRVLPEQDRREIRAAMDELIAASAAPDRGIEIREVAGGYRLSTKPEHHEVLRQFIKSLQAPLRLSLPALETLAVVAYKQPVTLPEIQEIRGVNTSGVIHTLLEKKLVTTAGRKHCIGRPILYRTSRDFLVRFGLKDVSELPSLEEFEELAKSALGSEGQPPESPAAVEPTGSIGEQASTAAAGPAGKTE, encoded by the coding sequence ATGACGCGAGAAGAGATGAAGGCAATCCTGGAGGCGATTATCTATGTGACGGAGGACCCTGTCACGATCGACCAGATCGTAAGAGTCTTGCCCGAACAAGATCGCCGTGAAATTCGGGCGGCCATGGACGAGTTGATTGCGGCCAGCGCGGCGCCCGACCGAGGGATTGAAATCCGCGAGGTTGCCGGCGGATATCGCCTCTCGACCAAGCCGGAGCACCACGAGGTTCTGCGACAATTCATCAAGAGTCTGCAGGCGCCATTGCGCCTTTCGCTGCCAGCGCTGGAAACGCTCGCCGTCGTAGCTTACAAGCAACCGGTCACGCTCCCGGAAATCCAGGAAATCCGGGGGGTAAACACGAGCGGAGTGATCCATACGCTTCTTGAAAAGAAGCTGGTCACGACCGCTGGCCGCAAGCACTGCATCGGCCGGCCGATTTTGTATCGCACCTCCAGGGATTTCCTGGTTCGCTTTGGCCTCAAAGATGTGAGCGAGCTGCCGAGCCTCGAGGAATTTGAAGAGCTGGCGAAGAGCGCTTTGGGCAGCGAGGGACAGCCGCCTGAATCGCCAGCGGCGGTTGAGCCAACTGGTTCCATCGGGGAACAGGCCTCGACGGCAGCCGCAGGGCCGGCAGGAAAAACCGAGTAG
- a CDS encoding LD-carboxypeptidase — translation MIGIVAPASSAEPELVERGEGELRKLGFRTQRRVDLLAQDLFFAGPVERRSKEIMEMFANSAVGGVLCVRGGYGAGYLPPTLNLEFLRPHPKVFMGYSDITMLQQFFRRELNWVVFQGPMVASGFSEGDRGYNRASFELAVMQNRSGWTLPWEGEMIRPGEAQGILEGGCLSLLAAGIGTACEIETSGAILFMEDTGVKPYQVDRMLLQLRAAGKFRDVRGIVFGKMPDCNPPGQKYNLLDVLRRFFHDFSVPVGFGLPAGHVDGPQLTLPLGVPARLTVTDEMKLEILEPAVR, via the coding sequence TTGATCGGAATCGTCGCGCCGGCGAGCTCGGCGGAACCGGAGCTGGTCGAGCGCGGGGAGGGTGAGCTGCGCAAGCTTGGCTTCCGCACACAGCGGCGCGTTGACCTCCTCGCCCAAGATCTGTTTTTCGCCGGGCCGGTCGAACGCCGCAGCAAGGAAATCATGGAGATGTTTGCGAACTCGGCTGTTGGGGGAGTGCTTTGCGTGCGCGGTGGATACGGGGCCGGCTATTTGCCGCCGACGTTGAACCTGGAATTTCTCAGGCCACATCCGAAGGTATTCATGGGTTACAGTGACATCACGATGCTGCAACAATTTTTCCGGCGCGAGTTGAACTGGGTGGTGTTTCAAGGGCCTATGGTGGCAAGCGGATTTTCCGAGGGCGACCGGGGCTATAACCGGGCATCGTTCGAGCTGGCGGTCATGCAGAATCGCTCCGGATGGACGCTGCCCTGGGAGGGAGAAATGATTCGGCCGGGAGAGGCCCAGGGAATTCTGGAAGGTGGGTGCCTCTCCTTGCTGGCGGCCGGCATCGGAACGGCGTGCGAGATTGAAACGAGCGGGGCCATCCTGTTTATGGAAGACACGGGGGTGAAGCCCTACCAAGTTGACCGGATGCTCCTGCAGTTGCGGGCGGCGGGAAAATTTCGGGACGTGCGTGGCATCGTTTTCGGAAAGATGCCGGACTGCAATCCCCCCGGGCAAAAGTACAATCTGCTCGATGTCTTGCGAAGATTTTTCCACGATTTTTCCGTCCCGGTCGGGTTCGGCCTTCCCGCTGGCCATGTAGATGGGCCGCAACTCACCTTGCCCCTGGGGGTGCCGGCACGGCTCACGGTGACGGACGAAATGAAACTCGAAATCCTTGAGCCGGCGGTGCGCTGA
- the ccsA gene encoding cytochrome c biogenesis protein CcsA produces the protein MSSFWLWVALFLYSLGLVHSIITVVTRRQVIFRVALLAFSLGFVFHLVSLVEHAFLTHRWPVTTVAEATSLFAFIITAGFLLVYALTGVNSLSVLVFPIVFVMTLAAATSQPALGPIASPLLRATWVPVHISFALVGYTALVISFLAGIMYLIQERELKRHRPRTFYYRLPPLEDIDRIASRTLAVGFPFLTVAIILGALGASSTWGPSWMRDAKVLLSFLLWFIYVMLVYSRVAAGWRGRKAAYFAMVGLVAALASWAGNYLSAHHSFIPPR, from the coding sequence TTGAGTTCCTTCTGGCTCTGGGTCGCGTTATTTCTCTATTCCCTGGGTTTGGTTCACTCCATCATTACCGTCGTCACTCGAAGACAAGTCATTTTCCGCGTGGCTTTGCTTGCTTTCTCGCTGGGCTTTGTGTTTCATCTGGTTTCGCTCGTCGAGCACGCTTTCCTGACCCATCGGTGGCCGGTGACGACGGTCGCCGAGGCCACTTCCCTGTTCGCGTTCATCATCACTGCCGGGTTTCTGCTCGTCTATGCCCTGACGGGCGTCAACTCGCTCAGCGTTCTTGTCTTCCCCATCGTATTCGTGATGACGCTGGCCGCCGCCACCAGCCAGCCGGCACTCGGGCCCATCGCTTCCCCGCTCTTGCGCGCCACTTGGGTCCCTGTTCATATCTCGTTTGCCCTGGTGGGTTACACCGCTCTCGTTATCAGTTTTCTTGCTGGCATCATGTATCTGATCCAGGAACGCGAGCTAAAGCGCCACCGTCCGCGAACGTTCTACTATCGGCTGCCGCCGCTTGAGGATATTGACCGGATCGCTTCGCGGACCCTGGCCGTCGGCTTCCCGTTCTTGACCGTGGCGATCATTCTCGGCGCGCTCGGCGCCTCTTCCACATGGGGTCCGAGCTGGATGCGAGACGCCAAGGTGTTGCTCTCATTCCTTCTCTGGTTCATCTACGTCATGCTGGTTTATTCGCGGGTAGCCGCCGGTTGGCGCGGCCGCAAGGCAGCGTACTTTGCCATGGTGGGCTTGGTCGCGGCGCTGGCAAGCTGGGCGGGTAACTATTTGAGTGCTCATCATTCGTTCATTCCCCCGCGATAG
- a CDS encoding CoA-binding protein, with protein sequence MDDRIGEILKNSKVIAVVGLSAKAYRPSFGVSRYMQSVGYRIIPVNPNEKEVLGEKSYHRLEDVPMKVDIVNVFRRSDEVPPVVASAIAIGAKTVWMQEGVLHEEAGEAARKAGLNVVMDRCILKEHVKRFRLLEQGR encoded by the coding sequence ATGGACGATCGAATCGGAGAAATTCTCAAAAACAGCAAGGTCATCGCTGTCGTGGGCCTGTCCGCCAAAGCTTACCGGCCCAGCTTTGGCGTGAGCCGCTACATGCAATCGGTCGGCTACCGGATTATTCCGGTCAACCCGAACGAAAAGGAAGTTCTCGGCGAGAAATCCTATCATCGGTTGGAGGATGTTCCGATGAAAGTGGACATCGTGAACGTCTTCCGCCGCTCCGACGAGGTTCCGCCGGTTGTCGCTTCAGCGATAGCGATCGGCGCGAAGACGGTGTGGATGCAAGAGGGAGTCCTTCATGAAGAAGCAGGGGAGGCCGCTCGCAAAGCCGGCCTGAATGTCGTAATGGACCGTTGCATCCTGAAGGAGCATGTCAAGCGCTTTCGCCTGCTGGAACAAGGCCGCTGA
- a CDS encoding PHP-associated domain-containing protein, with translation MFKADLHCHSYFSGRAKHMRLIGARDCYSPPRDVYLTARRRGMNLVTITDHDSIDGCRQLLDEMGNLPDFVIGEEVTTFVPEFGDSIHIAVYGITEAHHSDLQHLAGNASELVAYLRQHQILFALNHFFHDFRHHRRLGEYLHTMAHLFGVVEVQNGAMQAEHNEMVTEVLEFLSQQGKKFSCIAGSDAHTLRRIGTTYTASFARTREEFLGDIRNGRTFVRGRHATHLAIALDIYGVVLRYYPNVLTNRKEFGFWERLKNIALSLGCSPFLFIPYVIALKHARRERQHLAHLRQALSRLYPGERTSPAT, from the coding sequence ATGTTCAAAGCTGATCTCCATTGCCACAGCTATTTCTCCGGACGCGCCAAACACATGCGGCTCATCGGCGCCCGCGATTGCTATTCGCCCCCGCGCGACGTCTATCTCACCGCCAGGCGGCGCGGGATGAACCTGGTTACCATCACCGACCATGATTCGATTGATGGCTGTCGGCAGCTCCTGGATGAGATGGGGAATCTACCCGACTTTGTCATCGGCGAAGAGGTTACGACGTTTGTCCCCGAATTCGGCGATTCCATCCATATCGCTGTCTATGGAATCACCGAGGCCCACCACAGCGACCTTCAACACCTGGCCGGCAACGCTTCCGAGCTGGTCGCCTATTTACGACAGCATCAGATCCTTTTCGCCCTGAACCATTTTTTCCACGATTTTCGCCACCACCGTCGCCTGGGCGAATATCTTCATACCATGGCCCATCTGTTCGGCGTGGTCGAGGTTCAGAATGGCGCCATGCAGGCCGAGCACAACGAGATGGTCACCGAAGTCCTCGAATTCTTGAGCCAACAGGGAAAGAAATTTTCGTGTATTGCCGGGAGCGATGCGCACACCCTCCGCCGCATCGGCACGACCTATACCGCTAGCTTTGCTCGCACCAGGGAAGAGTTTCTGGGCGATATCCGCAACGGCCGGACCTTCGTGCGCGGCAGGCACGCTACCCACCTCGCTATCGCTCTCGACATTTACGGAGTCGTTCTCCGCTACTACCCCAACGTGCTGACCAATCGGAAAGAATTCGGCTTTTGGGAACGCCTCAAGAACATCGCCCTTAGCCTGGGCTGCTCGCCCTTTCTGTTCATTCCCTATGTCATCGCCCTCAAGCACGCCCGCCGTGAAAGGCAACACCTCGCTCATCTTCGCCAAGCTCTTTCCAGACTCTATCCCGGTGAGCGGACTTCCCCGGCCACCTAG